Part of the Falco cherrug isolate bFalChe1 chromosome 1, bFalChe1.pri, whole genome shotgun sequence genome, ACATTCCATACAGTAACAAGTTGCTTTGCTGCATCCATTTTCCTTGTAGAGTGTTggtttttgtgtggtttttttgtttgttatctTAACTGAAAAATTGCACAGTCATTTCTGCTCTCTTTTAGCATTTGTAGTGTAGAAAACACTACGCCTTATTCTGCAAGGAAGAAACAACGCTGTCTGTCAAACGGGCATAACCTCAGATGTTTCTTCAGCTGCCGGCTGAGAGTTTGTACCTGTCTGTGCTACTCGCACCACCACTGCATCCTTGACGTCTGAGGTCTGAGTGCAGGAAGAGTTCTTCTCTTCTAGTTTTTTGGCGGTGTCTGGGCAGTTCTGAACAAAGATCACTCTGTTGTAGGCTTTCAACCTGCGCCACAGCTGAACATAAACCTTACACTGCACATACATGAAGACCAGGCCCCCTGTGAATCCAATGGCCACCACAACAAGTTTTGTCCAAAATGGCCATTCAAGGACacctttgaaatgaaacattgaTATTTATTACCATTGTTATACATCGAATATCGAGTACTGagcttctgtaaaatatttcgATAAGAAGCCACTTGCTAAGAGTCCCCAGGTATGTACATGCTGTGGGGGCAGTTGTGGCTCAGAGGAAACAGTAGCAGTTTGCAGTACCATAGGCCAGCCAAGAAACCACAGCTGCCTCCCACTGTTAAATGAGTTCACAATTTGGTCAAGTAAGACAGGCAGGGCCACTCTCACAAAGGAAGCATAACGCTTGATACAGTCAAACCCAACACATTTTACTAATGTTAAATAATATCCCCATATTCAGTAGCTTGCAAAAATATAAGTACCAAAATCAAGGTAACTGGATAACTTGGATTATGCACATCTTCAAcaacaactgattttttttaaattgtgctACAAGCCCAACACTGTCTAGAGTACCTGGAACACCAGCACTGACAATACTATTACCTGGTCCTAGCTTCATCCTGAAGCCAGGGTAGAGTAAAAAAAGCTGGTGGAAAGGACTCTTATCTCTTCCATCACCTGCCTTCATTGGCcacttttttcctgctgtctgtGCAACCCCCCCGAACACACCTATATAAAAAACCAGAACTTACATTCCTGTGTACTAAAAAAGTTAACTTTACAGGTTTTGGGGTATATTCTTAACTCTTCTTATTGCATTGATCAATCACATTGATATTTACAGAAAAACGCATGACTGCTAACACAAAAAAGCTAGAAATGAGAGCATTTGAACTGGATTATGGTATGaataatgttaaaattatttgctttggcCTAGAAGTTGTATTAAGATTTTAACAGAATAAAGTGATGTTGTATTAAGAACAGCCTTCTCATTAATTCATACCATTGCATCTACTTTTTTCAACTGTTTGGTAACCCAACATAAAGGAACAGCCATCCGCCTTCCCGTTACACATTGACTCACCGCATTTAAAGAGTAAATGCTATACACAAGAGTCAGACCTCTGTATCAGTGCTTAAGCTGTCGCTCTGAACAATCTAAACAGGTTTGTTGGCCCTATGTGAAAGCTCTTTGAAAAACTTTTTGCTCACGCAGGAAAGCAACCTGTGTTCCTTTGGGACTGGGCAGAAGAGCTCCAGTAGAGGAGCTGGTCCCGACTCACACCTGGTTATCTGCGCTCCTCAGAAGCAAGCCTGTCCTTTTAGCCAGCTGTGTGAGCCATGAATCCAAGTATCCCCTTTACTGTTAAACACATAGTAACTGGGCTTTTAATTTAGTAAACAAATAGAGACCAAAAGGAAGCATATTAAGTATTGCAAAAGCATGCAAAATGTTTAAAGTAGCTGTAGTTTTCCCTGTTGAGGTAACTTTAGTAGTACTTAGAAATGGTAACAATGTATGCAGTGATGTTGCTAGCcagtttttggtttgtttttttttaatttgcagcaaaatgaaagcatgcAAAGACcatgtaaataattttgcttcTCCCTAATCACTATTACTCTGGTTAGTTGAACTTGCCAGGGACAAATCCTTTTATATTAGTTAAATTTGTTCATAAAACATTTGTCATGCCTTTCTCAAATCCCCTGTATCTGGGACAAGAAGAAGTAACAAAGAATACTTTGCTAAGGTGTGTTAAAGAGTGATGTGTTTCCCCAATCCCCCCACCCCTTTAGTAACTACTTTTAAATATCACTGTCTCTTTCTTGCTCTTGATTATGAAAACAGTATGGTTTGCATCCGAGTCCCATGAGTGGGGCAGTGACACTTGGGATCAGTAAGTCACAGCTGGAGCGTGGAGCCAGCAGAAAGAGGCTATCAGCTTTCCTTCAGACTTTCTTCAATCTCTTACCAGTAAACATGTGCTGCTGCTAACTCTGTGGTAATACAGGAAACATCATGTTTTGCTCAACTGGTGCAGCCCAGTGAATTTTGTATCTTTCAGTATATTCCAGCTTTGCCGTATTTTCACCAACTCGGGCTTTGTTAGGAGAGACAAAGCTCTGCTAAGCCTAGACCTGTTTCTTCAAGCAGAGCCAGTTTATGTGAAACTTGATTCCCTACCATTGGTGCCATATACATTCTAgaatacttttaaatatattttaaattgtcttttatATAGACCAGTGACAAGTTTACCAATTAAGAGGCCTACACTTTTAGTTATATGCCTCATATGCTTCTgtaaggagaggaaaaaaaattcccttaaaatattttgaggtacatttaaaaaagggatttttgaACTTACACAATATTAGCAAACAGTACTAGTATCATTCAAGGCTTTCACTTTTTGTCCTCCTCAAAATGTGCTTATAAAGTGGTTTTCCTCCAGcgttcacttttcttttttccagtatttctcaTTTAGTCAGAGATaatggagagaaaagcaaactaCATGTATGTctcttccccaccacccccaaatACATGTTTGATTTTGTAAAAGCACCCTCAACAAGCAAATTTTGGGGCAAAAGAGTTCTCTTCACAAACACGTATGTTGTAAGTAGCTCCAAGGCATTTCTCTGTCCATTTTTAAATGTGGAGAATCATCTGTTACACTTGGCAAACACTGAATTCTATACAAATTGTAAATACTTTTTTAGCTCACCAGGATTAGTTAATGTGATTCTTATGCATTCTatataaacaacaaaaattcaTTTTAGCTGTTCTGTTGTGTAAGTTCAGCCAATCCACAGAAataccttttccctttttaatgaGCAGGGTGATGTAGTTGCATTCATAAATAGAAGTTCAAAGCCATTCCTAGTCCTGTCCTCAGGGCCAGTTTTTGTGAGATGAAAAAGAGGGTTGCCCTTTTCGAAAGAATGCAAAACAAGACTGCGGTAGACATCTGTCTGTGACTTACTGAGAATTGTTACGTATTTTCCTCATAGGCAAGAAAGGGAAGCATCAGGAGTATCATCAAATACTTACCTAACTAGCAAAGCACCAGGCTCcacctgttttgttttctgttaactTCAGCGTACAGCACAAAGCTAGAGACCTTTGtgcctctgctgtgcttcaAGTCAACTCGGAGCAAAGTGGAAAAGCTTTTAATCCTCTTCATCGTCACGATTGTATTTAAAGACTAAATTTAAGACCGAACAGACTTAgatttgaaatggaaaacagtacTTCAGTTTGGAATGTAGTTTCCAGATGTGGCAAGTATCGTCCAAAAAGAAACCTGCTTATGTTAAACATGCGTTTTGTAACACGTGTCCAGTTGGGTTTTCAGGATCTCCACAGATGGAGACTCCATGACCtctctgttccagtgtttgaccaccctcacaaaaatcacagctgGAACATGGACCTTCACAGTGAAATTCTGTTTGAAAGGATGCAGGAATGGCTTTCCAGGCTGCTTAAGTGCCACATGAAGGACTAATACTGGAACGTGGTCCCTTGGAAGTTCATATTGGGAAGCTTTTTGAGGAAAGTGCTTTTACAGGACATTGAGGTTCAAGTGgataatatatataaatctgCTCTTTTATGACCTGAACTTGTACTGAGCTGTTTGAACTTGACCCATCTTTTTGTCTGAGCTTTAGAAATATCTAGGTAATGGGAGATTAACCTAGGAATAAGCAGCAGGCTAGTTAAGCTGTTGTAATGATTACACTAAGTAGAGGTGTCACTGCAGGGGCGTAACATAAGCTTTTATCGCTGCTGCATTCATTACTTTTACATTAAAGCATGTGATGTGGCCATGTGTCAGTGACCTGGTACTGAAGAGCAGTAACGTGGCTGTTACTATGAACAGTAAAATGTTACATAGCTGCCTTTCAAAGCCATCCATTGCATTATCAACAAGACTGAAGAATGTAAAAGATACTTACCGTTATCATTACCTTGTTTAATTTCCTCAGCGGTTCTATCAATTAAAACATACAATGACCAAACAACACAGGTAATTGCAATTATGTGGAATGTGACTGAACAAACTATTTTCCTCCTCTCGCTTGTTGTCATCTGTAGTTTCTCCCActgtaataacaataataacaacaacaacaacaataataataataagtaatttttgaaaaagaattttaaaaatactggaaaattttGCAGTAAAACTGATTAGACCATTATGGATCTTTCTACCAAAACCCCaagcagtaataaaataaatcctttcatttttacaaCACACATTACAGTAGTATGTGCATTGTCACTGTAAAATTCTAACGCTCTCGTTTTCACAGATTCAGAGGAATGAGgagttctgttctgtttctttctgcttgtgaATGACATCTAAAGTAATTCCGTTGCACTGCAGCTGTAATATATTAATAGGCAGGTAAAAAGCTGAGTATTTATTGTAACTTTACCTGATGGACACTTCTggtgatgaaagaaaaaacccagatgcTAGCTTGTAATACTTAAACTATTCTCTGCTATTCTCAGCTGCTTAAAATTAGAGGAACGCAGCTGTAGAACAGTCTTCCTGTAAACAAAGGCATCAGAAATGCAACTGCATTGAGGATTAAATTCAATAAACTTGAAAATATGATTACGTGGAAATGATTGTAATGTGATAGCAGTTAGATAGCCTCAGCAATTCAGGAAGGAtctgccaggcacagctttGCGAATTGTGGTACTAAATCCATCATATGTTTGTGAGTTACAGCACTAAGTCCTACCTTAAGGCTATATTAAGATGAAATAGGCTATTCTTTGCGTTCAAACAATGCGACTCTCAAGgcgatttttttttaatctcgcttctgaagacatttttttcagcatttcttgaaaataaaacccttcCCTGCTAAAATG contains:
- the MARCHF1 gene encoding E3 ubiquitin-protein ligase MARCHF1 isoform X5, which translates into the protein MLGWCQAIARNPHRLPNSTRTPEVSGDASHNSSLNDKSPGRSTSRSSNISKASSPTTGTAPRSQSRLSVCPSTQDICRICHCEGDDESPLITPCRCTGTLRFVHQACLHQWIKSSDTRCCELCKYDFIMETKLKPLRKWEKLQMTTSERRKIVCSVTFHIIAITCVVWSLYVLIDRTAEEIKQGNDNGVLEWPFWTKLVVVAIGFTGGLVFMYVQCKVYVQLWRRLKAYNRVIFVQNCPDTAKKLEEKNSSCTQTSDVKDAVVVRVAQTGTNSQPAAEETSEVMPV